Within Hydractinia symbiolongicarpus strain clone_291-10 chromosome 11, HSymV2.1, whole genome shotgun sequence, the genomic segment GTAACAGAAAGCTCTTTTAGTTTCAAGACATGGAATGATAACCTTGTAACAATCATTTGTTAAACTCGCAATATGTGtatgactaacctgtaggttatcttcacagTTCTCCTAATAACGCAACACCAAATAAACCCAATTGATTTACACACTACACAATATATACCACTATTATAAACACAATGATTTCACCAGCAAGATTGGTTCAACACAAgtaaaccccaccaccaattgattcttattagtaatcgcctagaatGGAAGATTAACAATCTCCATCTATTTTCTTTTCTGCACGTTGTTCAGTTTATGCTGCTATGGGAGGAATTTATAGCGACTCCTACTCGCTTAGTATAGTGGTCCTGGGGAGAAATTGGCTTTTCACCAATGCCCTCTACTATTCTTGTCTTGATCAAATAGTTACCGAAGACTATTCTTTCTTGGGTCCTTAGTTGTGTGACGCCAAGTGTTAAGTGGTGTTTCAGCAAtgaattctgaaaaataaaactcaaaaaaaaactttataataaaacattttgaaaacacaaCATTTGATTGGTCACTAATACTCATCATGACCATTTTGTAGCACATTCAGTAGAAGTGTGCTATTTGCTCCTTGCTTTGTTAACACATCTGCTAACTGATGTTTGGTGGGAATCCACTTCAATATAACTTCCTTTTGATTGGTACTCTGTCTGAGAGAAGCCATGTCAACTCTTAATCGCTTATCTTCTAAAGCTTTTGTTGAATATGCAGCTTCATACAAAGATTTGTTATCTGTGTAGCACAAGATACCTTCTAGATCTGTCTTCACAATTTCCCTTATCACATTTTCACCCAGATACATGCATCAATACCATTAACAAGTGCTAAGGTTTCTGCTGCAAGTGTGCTACGCACAACTCTCTTAATCTTTTTTGACTGCCATGTGATAGGTGTCATGGTGTTCTCAACacctttaagaaaaacaaaaattccacTTTGAGAGCTTCCGTCATGTAGATTTCCAAATGAGGCGTCAGCGTACAAGATTAATTGTAATGGAGGTTTCAACTTCAAATTTTAGGCAAATATCAGGATCCAATTTCAACTTCCTTACCAATTTATTAGCTCTCATAACATCATCAACATTTGCACGGTTTAACTTTGTGCTTAACTgacaaacatcaaaagaaatatCTGGCCTTGATTGAGAAGATACCCAATTTAATTGACCACAAATACATCGAAACTTAGATTGCTTTTCATGTGAGAGTTCTTGATGTTTGTTTTTGGTGCTTTGAATCTCAACCTGTTCCATGCTTGCCACATATTTGCTTTGGTCATACTCAATAGAACTATCGAATTGTTGTATGTTGActccaacatatttaaaattactGCAATTCTCTGACCCAAcccgaaatatttttctaatggaTGCAATGACTTTTACTTGAAAATCTCCTGATCCTTCCCAaagaaaatcatcaacatgtattacGATCAATCCTTGACAACAGTCATCTTAAACCCAATAAAATAAAGCCTcatcaaataaaaacattttcattcccAAACCAATTAACTGTTCCTTTACTCGTAAATACCAAGCTCTTGAAGCATCAGCAAGGTCATACACTACTTTATTCAATTTCCAAAGAACCCCTTTTACGTTTGCTTCCTTTGGGGGCTTTATAATTACTTCTCTATCAATCGGGTTACCTTAAAGAAATGCTGTTTTGACATCTAAGGTGTGGCATTCCCATTGTGAGTACAATTCGCAGACTTTCTTTTGAAATCGTTGGGGATCGTCAGATTTTGAACCTCCTCTTCTTCAAAACCTCTTATGACCAAACGAGCTTTGACAATTTTGTTGCCctctatattttttgttgtgattACCCATCTTGTGGATATTGTAGATTGACCTCTGTCTTCAACAGTGGAGAAAACATTGTTGTCTTGCCAGTTggttaattctttaaatttcgCATTCAAGACCTCGTCTTCAATAGTTGCTTTTATTGCTAATAATACTTTTTCAGTGTCATTGGCTTCAACAACCGGTTGCCATTCACTCACACATCTTTTGAAATCTAACCAATTAATTTCACCTGTGTCTTCATTTTGCACATTTAAACAACTGCCATATTGCCTgccttcttttccttttctaCTCACTTTACCTGCTCTGCTGTGAACTAATCCTTTAATCTACTCACTGTCTGGAGTTAGCTTATAGATGATTCTGGTTTTTAACTTTGGTATTCCTTGAAATATAGAGGTATTGCCTTTTTTTCATTGACTGTGGTTTCACTTTTTGATGTTTCATTAGATCTTTCCTCTATTGGTGTCCCATTGGTTTGTGAATTATCAATGTCGCATCCTCAGTTACTGGTGCTTCTGTTACTGGTACTTCCGTAGTATTACTTTCAAGATCAACTATGTCAAAAATTTCGTCTTTCGGTGAAACACAGTTGTCCAACTGCATTGTTGTTACTTCTGGGCTCTTTTCAGAGTCTTGTGATGGTTTCTGTGAATGTACTACTTGATTTACCTTTTGTAACTGAAAAATGTGGACTCTCACATAACTTCCACCATGCTTGACAAgtacttgtttattttcttgtccAATTACAGCGCCTGGTCCATGCCATTTTTC encodes:
- the LOC130613486 gene encoding uncharacterized protein LOC130613486; the protein is MKHQKVKPQSMKKRAGKVSRKGKEGRQYGSCLNVQNEDTGEINWLDFKRCVSEWQPVVEANDTEKVLLAIKATIEDEVLNAKFKELTNWQDNNVFSTVEDRGQSTISTRWVITTKNIEGNKIVKARLVIRGFEEEEVQNLTIPNDFKRKSANCNPIDREVIIKPPKEANVKGVLWKLNKVVYDLADASRAWYLRVKEQLIDDCCQGLIVIHVDDFLWEGSGDFQVKVIASIRKIFRVGSENCSNFKYVGVNIQQFDSSIEYDQSKYVASMEQVEIQSTKNKHQELSHEKQSKFRCICGQLNWVSSQSRPDISFDVCQLSTKLNRANVDDVMRANKLLKPPLQLILYADASFGNLHDGSSQSGIFVFLKGVENTMTPITWQSKKIKRVVRSTLAAETLALVNGIDAYNKSLYEAAYSTKALEDKRLRVDMASLRQSTNQKEVILKWIPTKHQLADVLTKQGANSTLLLNNSLLKHHLTLGVTQLRTQERIVFGNYLIKTRIVEGIGEKPISPQDHYTKRENCEDNLQICEMKNNCYVHIAASYF